One Chitinophagaceae bacterium C216 genomic window carries:
- the macB_1 gene encoding Macrolide export ATP-binding/permease protein MacB — MRFNDTLLLAFRTVRSNALRTALTVAIIAFGIMALIGIITAIKAMNQKFSESFSNMGANAFSIRYKEQNIRIGGGSRELTVSKKQTKKEKKSNLDRKITKEEAEYFVNHYHFPAAIAGLSIFGTRNNIVSFGNKKTSPNVMLFGGDEKYLDLNGYKLLNGRNMTQSEIQSVQNVCIIGYDIAKKFFNEAVDKAIGKIILINSRSYRIIGVLESRGSTFGFSRDNMIIVGYKNVAKDFSNNNSYVIAVKVDNINNLNQAMGEAEALFRGVRKIGITEESNFVLDKSDSIAEQAMNSLGFLTISATVIGLITLIGAAIGLMNIMLVSVSERTKEVGLIKAIGGKSSVVKRQFLLEAIIISVLGAVFGILLGILVGNSFALVLNTGFVVPWGWVIYGIVICTLVGLLAGLYPAVKAGKLNPIEALRYE; from the coding sequence ATGAGATTCAACGATACATTGCTACTGGCCTTTCGCACCGTAAGGAGTAATGCACTACGCACCGCCCTTACAGTAGCCATAATTGCTTTTGGCATCATGGCATTGATAGGTATTATTACGGCCATCAAGGCGATGAATCAGAAGTTCTCGGAAAGCTTTTCCAATATGGGCGCCAACGCCTTTTCTATTCGCTACAAAGAACAGAATATACGCATCGGTGGAGGCAGCCGTGAACTTACCGTATCTAAAAAGCAAACTAAAAAGGAAAAAAAATCCAATCTCGACCGCAAAATCACCAAAGAAGAAGCCGAGTATTTTGTCAATCATTATCATTTTCCCGCAGCCATTGCTGGACTGTCTATTTTTGGAACGCGTAACAATATTGTTTCTTTCGGCAATAAGAAGACCAGCCCTAACGTAATGCTGTTTGGAGGGGATGAAAAGTACCTTGATCTGAATGGGTACAAACTGCTCAACGGTCGTAATATGACCCAAAGCGAAATTCAGAGTGTGCAAAACGTGTGCATCATTGGTTATGATATTGCTAAAAAATTCTTTAACGAAGCAGTAGATAAAGCCATCGGAAAAATTATTCTTATTAATAGCCGGTCCTACAGAATAATCGGAGTACTAGAAAGTCGTGGTTCTACTTTCGGGTTCAGTAGAGACAATATGATTATTGTGGGCTATAAAAACGTGGCCAAAGACTTCTCGAACAATAATTCTTATGTTATAGCTGTAAAGGTGGACAATATTAACAACCTCAATCAAGCGATGGGTGAAGCGGAGGCCTTATTTAGAGGGGTTAGAAAAATAGGTATTACCGAGGAAAGCAATTTCGTACTGGATAAAAGTGACAGCATTGCAGAACAAGCTATGAATAGTCTGGGATTTCTAACCATATCCGCTACAGTGATCGGCCTTATTACACTCATCGGTGCAGCCATCGGGCTAATGAATATTATGCTGGTCAGTGTATCCGAGAGAACAAAAGAAGTAGGACTTATAAAGGCTATTGGGGGCAAAAGCAGTGTGGTAAAAAGGCAGTTTTTGCTTGAAGCTATCATAATCAGTGTGTTAGGGGCAGTTTTTGGTATTTTATTGGGCATATTGGTAGGCAACAGCTTTGCCTTGGTATTGAATACAGGATTTGTAGTACCTTGGGGCTGGGTGATATATGGTATTGTTATTTGTACGCTCGTAGGGTTGCTAGCAGGCTTATACCCTGCCGTAAAAGCAGGAAAACTCAACCCTATTGAAGCTTTGCGGTACGAATAA
- a CDS encoding SusD-like protein P2: MKPYKLYIAIFSTLALSVFLSSCNKFLEENPLDTKISDQFWKTPADAQSAVNGLYFGGVPYLHNIDVDGGWTPKATMWGGIMSGLFVDKRKDRTFTNASENSTFNIESFNSTAAKLWSEYYIGISRANFVIANIPTMSGVLDQATIDNYVAQGKFFRALAYFSLVKDFGDVPLIDAPFTSTDGIYKPRTPAADIYRFIEQDLISIADGNALPDKAFYDNGCYVTKPMAQSLLAQVYLQWAGAPLNGGNEYYAKAADWALKVINGGKHALIHPNGTTADLNSAYNIIKTTKNSNEIIYAKEYNMTSYNVGNSYPARSIGADAFQWKDADNNNVFKPAGDVMYNAYLPCDMLLNSYAPQDIRIKEKQFFFRNYTDATGISHTLSNVGNWAWFDEAALKSGRDGDYNMPMIRYAEILLIAAEGLARTGKEAEARGYLNQVRRRAGLPDETASGPNLITAILTERLHEFPLEFKIWDDIRRTRLYPEADGHQSGKLKWTPLASAAIQNKPDGFTKVGAIPEYALLWPIPLGEMQANPAIQEQNPGWK, translated from the coding sequence ATGAAACCGTACAAATTATATATAGCGATATTCTCAACCTTAGCACTCTCAGTTTTTTTGAGTTCGTGCAATAAGTTTTTGGAAGAAAATCCTCTAGATACGAAAATTTCTGATCAGTTCTGGAAAACTCCTGCTGATGCTCAATCCGCAGTAAATGGATTATACTTCGGCGGTGTTCCTTATCTCCACAATATTGATGTGGATGGAGGCTGGACACCCAAAGCTACCATGTGGGGTGGTATTATGTCAGGACTGTTTGTCGACAAGCGTAAAGACAGAACCTTTACCAACGCTTCGGAAAACAGCACGTTTAATATCGAGTCTTTCAACTCTACAGCGGCAAAATTGTGGAGTGAGTACTACATAGGTATTTCCCGTGCCAATTTTGTAATTGCCAATATCCCTACTATGTCTGGGGTATTGGATCAGGCTACCATCGACAATTACGTAGCACAGGGCAAATTCTTCAGAGCATTGGCATACTTCTCTCTGGTAAAAGATTTCGGAGATGTGCCCCTCATTGATGCCCCATTTACCTCTACTGATGGTATTTACAAACCTCGCACTCCTGCAGCTGACATTTATCGTTTCATCGAGCAGGATCTAATCAGTATCGCAGACGGCAATGCGCTACCCGATAAAGCCTTCTACGATAACGGCTGTTATGTAACCAAGCCTATGGCTCAGTCGTTGCTGGCACAGGTATATTTACAATGGGCCGGGGCGCCACTTAACGGAGGTAATGAATATTACGCCAAAGCAGCCGATTGGGCATTGAAGGTAATTAATGGCGGAAAACACGCACTAATTCATCCAAACGGTACAACAGCAGATTTAAACTCGGCCTATAACATTATTAAAACCACAAAAAACTCCAACGAAATCATCTATGCCAAGGAGTATAACATGACAAGTTATAATGTAGGGAACTCCTACCCTGCACGCTCTATCGGCGCCGATGCCTTTCAGTGGAAAGATGCTGACAATAACAACGTGTTCAAACCTGCAGGCGACGTAATGTACAACGCCTATCTGCCTTGTGATATGCTGCTTAACAGCTATGCACCACAAGACATCCGCATTAAAGAAAAACAATTCTTTTTCAGAAATTATACCGATGCCACAGGTATTTCCCATACACTCAGCAACGTGGGTAACTGGGCATGGTTTGATGAGGCAGCACTGAAGAGCGGACGCGATGGCGACTATAATATGCCGATGATTCGTTATGCCGAAATATTGCTGATTGCGGCAGAAGGTTTGGCTCGTACCGGTAAAGAAGCTGAAGCTCGTGGTTATCTGAATCAAGTACGTCGCCGTGCAGGATTACCGGATGAAACAGCCAGTGGCCCTAATCTGATTACCGCGATTCTAACAGAACGCCTACATGAGTTCCCGTTAGAATTTAAAATATGGGATGATATTCGTCGTACAAGATTATATCCCGAAGCTGATGGGCATCAATCTGGAAAACTTAAATGGACTCCTCTTGCTTCTGCAGCCATCCAAAACAAACCTGATGGCTTTACTAAAGTGGGAGCCATACCGGAATATGCACTTTTATGGCCCATTCCGTTGGGAGAAATGCAAGCCAATCCGGCCATACAAGAACAAAATCCAGGCTGGAAATAG
- a CDS encoding TonB-dependent receptor P39, translating to MQKNVYRGIVSTMLIRRILVYMKLSLLFLVIALQVSATNMAQERISLKANNLTVAEVLEKIEKTSSYRFSYSNDVLPLRMFVSVNVVNASISEVMHKIFEGYPLQWKIYKKNNVVISPISPEAITKLKEADPISGTVLNNKGEPIAGASITIKGSTIGTTTDADGKFTINASIGDVLVISSVGYTEQEVTVTSNQPITVALNPTVNEMDEVVVVGYGTMRKSDLTGSISTAKGSDIIKAQAFNALEGLKGKAAGVNIFSNTGQPGGEMRVIIRGIATINASANPLYVVDGVVMQNFQFLNPNDIESIEVLKDASSAAIYGARGANGVILVTTKRGATGAKNAQISYDGSISVGTMSRYIDVLDANEWMAAFKQGLENANAWQGRNFTTDLSQIFTDPELFNPDGTPKYNTNWQKEASRTAISHNHQLSIQRRMNNASTGAFLNYTDQQGILRNTYFKRLNAKLAYDDKPTNWLSTSVNLLVNHTWGNRTSDNPYGLGALRTMVEQLPFLPVKLADGTYAQTNNIRTTAIPIDKDNPSGPTQGFQPEGVGNPVELLERIQAMQYRTQIFGNAALTFHLTKDLELKTQFGVDYHNNRAKNYTPFTPRPLINQNAEGSASASHASTFYWQEETYLTYKKLINKHSINAMAGMSWQENIYDYFSASDSRYVDDYFGFYNMGRGTNRPSVGSDYDKWAMNSYFFRAAYAYDRTYMATLTGRYDGSSKFGPNNKYGFFPSLGLGWMISNENFMKNLNAISRLKLHTSLGVTGNSEIGTYASLARIGQSNTIIGDALRVVSYLSNMPNPNLRWEKTTQWDVGLDVGLFQNRLNMEVSYYYKLTKDLLLSRPLPPSVGFSSVTENIGSVSNRGVDILLTAYPIQNNNFQWTSTLNLGYNKSRVEKLDEKASIDPITGKKQITTDGFVGYDILIREGDELSSFYGYKRVGIYDGNPANWDPNTMNIPAIIGEKVTYKDRQVIGKGLPDWMGSFINTLNYKGFDLTVDLQFTWGVDVMQEFFHSTEGRFLTSGLKKLYYDAWHPTQNPNGKSQAVRLANFGMGSNANADDTWVADGSYLRGNLFQLGYTFSPKAAKKMGFSAFRVYANVNNAFLNTSSEYLGYDPDNSSRLGDNKWGANRQFFTYPRPRTYTLGVNVTF from the coding sequence ATGCAAAAAAATGTTTATAGGGGCATAGTCAGTACTATGCTTATCAGAAGAATACTTGTTTATATGAAACTATCTCTGCTGTTCTTGGTAATTGCTCTTCAGGTTTCGGCAACCAATATGGCGCAGGAGCGAATTAGTCTCAAAGCCAATAATCTTACGGTAGCCGAAGTGCTGGAAAAAATAGAGAAAACATCATCGTATCGTTTCAGTTACTCAAACGATGTGCTGCCGTTGCGAATGTTTGTTTCGGTGAATGTTGTCAACGCCAGCATCAGCGAAGTTATGCATAAAATATTCGAGGGATATCCGCTTCAGTGGAAAATCTACAAGAAAAACAACGTAGTGATTTCTCCTATCAGCCCCGAGGCAATTACCAAACTAAAAGAAGCTGATCCTATCAGCGGTACGGTACTCAATAATAAAGGAGAGCCGATAGCCGGAGCTTCTATTACGATTAAAGGTTCGACTATTGGTACTACTACCGATGCAGACGGTAAATTCACAATTAATGCGAGCATTGGAGATGTTTTGGTGATTTCCAGCGTGGGATACACCGAACAAGAAGTAACTGTTACTAGTAATCAACCAATTACAGTTGCGCTTAACCCTACTGTCAACGAAATGGACGAAGTAGTAGTGGTAGGTTATGGTACTATGCGTAAATCAGATCTCACCGGGTCAATTTCCACAGCTAAGGGAAGTGATATCATCAAAGCTCAGGCATTTAATGCGCTGGAAGGTTTAAAAGGTAAAGCTGCTGGTGTAAACATCTTCTCCAATACCGGACAACCCGGTGGTGAAATGCGTGTAATTATTCGTGGTATTGCTACTATCAACGCTTCTGCTAATCCGCTTTATGTAGTTGACGGAGTAGTAATGCAAAACTTCCAGTTTTTAAACCCTAACGATATTGAATCCATCGAAGTTCTAAAAGACGCGTCCTCAGCAGCCATTTATGGTGCTCGCGGTGCCAATGGTGTAATACTAGTTACCACTAAGCGCGGTGCAACTGGAGCTAAGAATGCGCAAATTTCATATGATGGTTCTATATCTGTGGGAACAATGTCCAGATACATTGATGTATTGGATGCTAACGAATGGATGGCAGCTTTTAAACAAGGATTGGAAAATGCCAACGCATGGCAGGGCAGAAACTTTACTACCGACCTGTCACAAATCTTTACTGATCCAGAGTTGTTTAATCCAGACGGTACTCCTAAATACAATACCAACTGGCAAAAAGAAGCCTCCAGAACAGCTATTTCACACAACCACCAGCTTAGCATACAGCGCCGAATGAACAATGCTTCCACAGGTGCATTTCTGAACTATACCGACCAACAAGGCATTTTACGCAATACTTATTTTAAACGTCTGAATGCTAAACTGGCTTATGATGATAAGCCTACCAATTGGCTTTCTACATCTGTAAACTTATTAGTGAACCATACCTGGGGTAATAGAACTTCAGATAACCCGTACGGCTTGGGAGCTTTGCGTACTATGGTAGAACAACTACCTTTCCTCCCAGTAAAACTAGCAGATGGCACCTATGCTCAAACTAATAATATCAGAACAACCGCAATTCCGATAGACAAAGACAATCCAAGCGGCCCTACACAGGGTTTTCAGCCTGAGGGTGTAGGTAACCCTGTTGAGCTGCTGGAGCGTATACAGGCTATGCAATACCGTACACAAATTTTCGGTAACGCAGCCCTTACATTCCATCTGACAAAAGACTTGGAATTAAAAACACAATTTGGTGTGGATTATCATAATAACCGCGCCAAAAACTATACACCGTTTACTCCTCGCCCGCTGATTAACCAGAATGCGGAAGGATCAGCTTCAGCTTCACATGCTTCTACATTCTATTGGCAGGAAGAGACATACCTGACTTATAAAAAACTGATCAATAAGCACTCGATCAATGCAATGGCCGGTATGTCATGGCAGGAAAATATCTACGATTATTTTTCCGCATCTGACAGCCGCTATGTAGATGACTACTTCGGATTCTACAATATGGGACGTGGTACTAACCGTCCTTCCGTTGGAAGTGATTACGATAAATGGGCCATGAACTCTTACTTCTTCCGTGCGGCATATGCCTACGACAGAACTTATATGGCCACATTAACCGGTCGTTATGATGGTTCTTCTAAATTCGGACCGAATAACAAGTATGGATTCTTTCCATCACTAGGTTTGGGGTGGATGATATCCAACGAAAACTTCATGAAGAATTTAAATGCCATCAGCAGATTAAAACTGCACACCTCACTGGGTGTTACCGGTAACTCAGAAATTGGTACTTACGCTTCATTGGCTCGTATAGGACAATCGAACACTATTATTGGAGATGCGCTGCGCGTAGTATCGTACCTGAGCAATATGCCCAATCCTAATTTAAGATGGGAGAAAACCACTCAGTGGGATGTTGGCTTGGATGTAGGACTATTCCAAAATCGCTTGAATATGGAAGTGTCTTACTACTACAAGCTCACTAAAGACCTACTGCTGAGCCGTCCACTTCCACCATCTGTTGGATTCTCATCTGTTACAGAAAATATCGGTTCTGTTTCCAACCGTGGTGTAGATATCTTGCTTACTGCCTACCCCATTCAGAACAACAACTTCCAGTGGACTTCTACACTTAATTTGGGATATAACAAGAGCCGTGTAGAAAAACTAGATGAGAAAGCTTCTATCGATCCCATTACCGGTAAAAAACAAATCACTACCGACGGATTTGTGGGCTACGATATTCTTATCCGTGAAGGCGACGAGCTTTCTTCCTTCTATGGTTATAAGAGAGTGGGAATCTACGATGGAAATCCCGCTAACTGGGATCCCAATACCATGAATATTCCGGCTATCATCGGAGAAAAAGTAACTTATAAGGATCGTCAGGTAATCGGTAAAGGTTTGCCTGACTGGATGGGGTCTTTCATCAACACCCTTAACTACAAAGGTTTCGATCTCACTGTCGATTTACAATTTACTTGGGGTGTAGATGTAATGCAAGAGTTCTTCCATTCTACCGAAGGACGCTTCCTTACCAGTGGTTTGAAGAAGTTGTATTACGATGCATGGCATCCCACCCAAAATCCTAATGGTAAATCTCAAGCTGTACGCTTAGCCAACTTTGGAATGGGAAGTAATGCCAATGCTGATGATACCTGGGTTGCAGATGGTTCTTATCTGCGTGGGAATCTGTTCCAGCTAGGTTATACGTTCTCTCCTAAAGCGGCTAAGAAGATGGGCTTTTCTGCATTCCGTGTTTATGCCAACGTGAACAATGCCTTCCTGAACACATCCTCAGAGTACCTGGGATATGATCCTGACAACTCTTCACGCTTGGGAGATAATAAATGGGGAGCCAATCGTCAGTTCTTCACCTATCCTCGTCCAAGAACTTATACACTTGGCGTTAATGTAACATTCTAA
- the sigL gene encoding ECF RNA polymerase sigma factor SigL, whose amino-acid sequence MKRELSDILYWQQQVAYYRDENAYKKLYFHFYSSLHRFAVAFIGDPEISEELVSDVMIRIWMMKEKLSNINRLDLYLFKCVRNAALAHINEKKSIIVQNTDEEHFDQMGYCHADAEINAKEISHRIESVVRRLPPQSQLVFRLIKDEGLSYKEVQSVMGISNNTIKTHIRIALKRIRMALEDVSGQRSNKQKIK is encoded by the coding sequence TTGAAAAGAGAACTGTCTGATATTCTGTATTGGCAACAGCAGGTAGCCTATTATAGAGATGAAAACGCCTACAAAAAGCTTTATTTTCATTTCTATAGCTCCCTACATCGCTTTGCCGTAGCTTTTATTGGAGATCCTGAGATATCGGAGGAGCTCGTATCAGACGTCATGATTCGCATTTGGATGATGAAGGAAAAGCTCAGTAATATCAATCGCCTTGACCTTTATTTATTCAAGTGCGTGAGAAATGCAGCTTTAGCGCATATCAATGAGAAGAAATCTATAATTGTACAAAATACAGACGAAGAGCATTTCGACCAGATGGGGTATTGCCATGCCGATGCTGAAATTAACGCTAAAGAAATCAGCCATCGCATTGAATCCGTTGTACGACGATTACCACCACAAAGTCAGTTGGTATTCAGACTAATTAAAGATGAAGGACTGTCCTACAAAGAAGTACAATCTGTTATGGGAATCAGTAATAATACCATCAAAACACATATCCGCATTGCTTTAAAACGAATCCGCATGGCTCTGGAGGATGTTTCCGGACAAAGGAGTAACAAACAAAAAATAAAATAA
- the ndhB gene encoding NAD(P)H-quinone oxidoreductase subunit 2, chloroplastic: MNALVLSAIFGVVMMFSGAFIKKNAPVKVIGLIAMLLLLLVNYLEMQGKLLFRFDVSNFMAFDSYALFFNGVAIFATLVYLLLTYSEMEKVGKNLAEYLALIFFITAGIILTTSFKSLLTLFLGIEIISIPLYILTGADKKNLKSNEAALKYFLMGSFSTGIMLMGIALIYGAQGSFFIDKMDFAKNAQSALQIAGMLLLLFSMSFKVSVAPFHFWTPDVYDGAPTVFTSFMSTIVKVAVFAGFMRLFGGVFEALQNTWGLWVTVMIAVTLFIGNITAVFQQSVKRMLAYSSISQAGFMLLAILALNDTAREGLLLYAAAYSLATIGVFGVLAKIADYSFEGFNGLAKHQPVLAFTATICLLSLAGIPLTAGFLAKFYMLKAVVLTGKNLWLVIFAVLMAAISVYYYFRVIQAMYFKEGSAPTIQATVLEKYILIGITILIILLGVFPNILFSWLYF, encoded by the coding sequence ATGAATGCATTAGTATTATCTGCAATTTTTGGAGTGGTGATGATGTTTAGCGGTGCATTTATCAAAAAAAATGCGCCCGTAAAAGTCATAGGTTTAATAGCAATGCTGCTGCTATTATTGGTCAATTACTTGGAAATGCAGGGCAAGCTGCTTTTCCGGTTCGATGTATCCAATTTCATGGCCTTTGACAGCTATGCACTTTTTTTTAACGGTGTCGCGATTTTTGCCACATTGGTATACCTGTTGCTTACCTACTCCGAGATGGAAAAGGTGGGAAAGAATCTTGCCGAGTATCTGGCATTGATATTCTTTATTACAGCAGGTATCATACTTACCACCAGCTTCAAATCGCTGTTAACTTTATTTCTCGGTATAGAAATTATTTCCATTCCGTTGTATATACTTACCGGTGCAGATAAAAAGAACCTGAAAAGTAATGAGGCTGCCTTAAAATATTTTTTGATGGGTTCCTTCTCTACCGGTATTATGCTTATGGGGATAGCGCTGATATACGGAGCTCAGGGCTCTTTCTTTATTGACAAAATGGACTTTGCTAAAAACGCTCAATCGGCATTACAAATTGCAGGCATGCTGCTCCTGCTGTTCTCCATGAGTTTTAAAGTATCCGTAGCACCTTTTCACTTCTGGACTCCAGATGTATACGATGGCGCACCCACCGTATTTACCTCCTTCATGTCCACCATTGTTAAAGTGGCCGTATTTGCAGGATTTATGCGCTTGTTCGGAGGCGTTTTTGAAGCACTGCAGAACACCTGGGGACTGTGGGTAACCGTAATGATTGCCGTTACTCTGTTTATTGGAAATATCACCGCTGTGTTCCAGCAGAGTGTTAAGCGTATGCTCGCCTATTCGAGCATTTCACAAGCTGGATTTATGCTATTGGCTATTCTGGCGCTCAACGATACTGCCCGCGAAGGACTGTTACTATACGCAGCAGCTTACTCTCTGGCTACTATCGGGGTCTTCGGAGTTTTGGCCAAAATAGCCGATTATTCTTTTGAAGGGTTCAACGGTCTAGCTAAACATCAACCTGTACTCGCATTTACCGCCACCATATGTCTTTTATCATTGGCTGGAATTCCTCTTACTGCTGGATTCCTAGCAAAATTTTATATGCTGAAAGCAGTAGTTCTTACAGGTAAAAACTTATGGCTTGTAATCTTTGCAGTATTAATGGCAGCTATCAGTGTTTATTATTACTTCCGTGTAATACAAGCCATGTATTTTAAAGAGGGATCAGCACCTACCATACAGGCTACTGTTTTGGAAAAATATATCCTGATAGGTATTACTATACTTATTATATTACTGGGTGTTTTCCCTAACATTCTATTTAGTTGGCTATACTTCTAG
- the nuoM gene encoding NADH-quinone oxidoreductase subunit M: protein MIALLLILIPLLGGIITFFIKKEQSVRAWSLLVAMVTLLIAIAGITMNNPEALSFRTSWMGILNSSFSISADGMGSMLCLLTALSFPIIFVSTWTTPYNNVNNFLGLMLLAQAGLMGVFLAMDALLFYFFWELALIPVYFLCSQWGGEKRIRVTFKFFIYTFLGSLLMLVGLIYIYAQTKSFDITAFYQTGFSGDEQAWLFWLLFVAFAIKMPIFPFHTWQPDTYEQSPTATTMVLSGLMVKMGVLALLRWLLPVLPAASYAWGDTVSTMAVIGIIYASLIAFQQDDMKRLVAYSSIAHIGLMCVAIFAETESGVQGAMLQMFSHGINILGMWVVIEIIERKFGTRKMSELGGIAKKAPALTIFFFIIAFANIGLPLTNAFVGEFLMFNGILSSKITQYGVAFTVAAGTAIILGAAYTLLMGRKVFLGETNALTEKGSDIQWHEKTILAIIAICIIVVGVYPQPLLGSFEEITNSIIKYSDVLHK from the coding sequence ATGATCGCATTGTTGTTGATATTGATCCCCTTGCTCGGAGGCATCATTACTTTTTTTATAAAAAAAGAACAGAGCGTAAGAGCTTGGTCACTCTTAGTGGCTATGGTCACATTGCTGATTGCTATTGCAGGAATCACCATGAACAATCCCGAAGCCTTAAGTTTTCGCACTTCTTGGATGGGTATCCTAAATAGCAGTTTTTCGATTAGCGCCGACGGGATGGGCTCCATGCTGTGCTTGCTTACTGCGCTCTCCTTCCCTATCATCTTTGTATCCACATGGACGACTCCCTATAATAATGTCAACAACTTTTTAGGATTAATGCTGCTTGCGCAAGCGGGCTTGATGGGGGTGTTTCTTGCAATGGATGCCCTACTATTCTATTTCTTTTGGGAGCTGGCATTGATACCTGTTTATTTTCTCTGCTCGCAATGGGGCGGAGAAAAACGCATAAGAGTAACCTTCAAGTTTTTCATATACACATTCTTGGGTTCGCTCTTAATGCTAGTAGGACTTATTTACATCTACGCCCAAACGAAATCATTCGATATTACAGCATTCTATCAGACAGGCTTCAGTGGTGATGAGCAAGCATGGTTGTTCTGGCTATTATTTGTTGCCTTCGCCATCAAAATGCCTATATTCCCTTTCCATACTTGGCAGCCAGATACCTACGAACAATCCCCTACCGCTACCACCATGGTATTGAGTGGTCTCATGGTAAAAATGGGGGTATTAGCATTGTTACGTTGGTTATTGCCTGTATTACCTGCAGCTTCGTATGCTTGGGGTGATACCGTATCTACTATGGCGGTAATAGGCATCATTTATGCGTCACTTATAGCTTTCCAACAAGATGATATGAAGCGCTTGGTAGCCTATTCATCGATTGCACATATTGGGTTGATGTGCGTAGCAATATTCGCAGAAACAGAAAGTGGTGTACAGGGTGCTATGCTTCAAATGTTCTCGCATGGCATCAACATTTTAGGAATGTGGGTAGTAATCGAAATTATTGAAAGAAAATTTGGCACCAGAAAAATGAGTGAGCTGGGCGGTATTGCAAAAAAGGCACCGGCTCTTACCATATTCTTTTTCATCATTGCGTTTGCCAATATAGGCTTGCCTCTAACCAACGCTTTTGTGGGAGAGTTTCTGATGTTTAACGGTATACTCAGCTCAAAAATCACGCAGTATGGGGTAGCTTTTACCGTTGCTGCAGGTACTGCCATCATACTGGGAGCTGCATACACATTGTTGATGGGACGCAAGGTATTTCTGGGAGAGACCAACGCACTTACTGAAAAAGGCAGCGATATACAATGGCATGAAAAAACAATACTAGCAATAATTGCTATATGTATCATTGTTGTTGGTGTTTATCCACAACCATTGTTAGGCTCATTTGAAGAAATAACCAATTCGATTATAAAATATTCGGATGTGCTTCATAAATAA